DNA from Actinoplanes sp. SE50/110:
TCGCCGCCCGGGTACAGGCCGCGTCGACGGCCTTCGCGGCCGCCGACCCACCGGCCGCCGAGCTACCGGCCGTGGCCCCGCCGGAGACCGGCCGCGGCGGCGCGTCCCCGGAAGGACTGCACCCGGACAGAACCGTCAACCCCGCCGTGCACACCACGACCCACCGAACCGTCGTTCCCGGCACCCGATCTCCTTCCGCAGGCCTCCTCCCCAAGGAACGGATGGTGCGCCAGGTCGGATCAACCGGTCGCCCGTACCCTAAGATCGCCGGATGATCACGGCGATGGTGCCCGATATCGTCCGGCGGCGGCTGTCCACCCTGGACACCCGGATCGACCCGTACTCCTGGCTGGTCACCGGGGTGATCACGGTGGTCGCCGGGATTCTGCGCCTGACCGGGATCACCCAGCCGCGCAAGCTCGTCTTCGACGAGATCTACTATCCGACCGACGCCTGGGACATGCTCACCCACGGTGTCGAATGGGACGAGAAGAGCGACAGCGCGGGGTACGTCGTTCATCCGCCCCTGGGCAAATGGCTGATCGCCGCGGGCGAGAAGGTGCTCGGCAACACCGAGCTCGGCTGGCGGCTGCCGACCGCGCTGGCCGGCACCCTGATGGTCCTGCTGCTGATCCGGATCGCCTACCGGATGTTCCACTCGATGGTGCTGGCCGGCGCCGCCGGGCTGCTGATGACCCTGGACGGCTTCCAGCTGGTGCTGTCCCGCACGTCGCTGCTCGACATCTTCCTCGGCCTGTTCATCCTGGCCACGTTCGGCGCCATGGTGATCGACCGGGACCACTACCGCCGCGCCCAGCTGCGCGCGCTGGAGACCGGCTCGTTCCGGTACACGCCGTGGTGGCTGCTGGCCACCGGCGTCCTGTACGGCCTGGCCTGCGCCGTCAAGTGGAGCGCCCTGTTCTTCCTGCCGGCGTTCGCGCTGCTGATCGTCGTCTGGCGGGTCCAGGCCCGCCGTTCCGCCGGCCGCACCAGCCCGATCCGCCGCGGCATCGCCGGCGATCTCGGCTGGGGGGTGTTCAGCTTCGCGCTGGCGTTCGGCACCTACCTGGCCAGCTGGACCGGCTGGCTGGTCACCGACGACGGCTTCTACCGGCACTGGCGGGCCGCCAACGGCATGGGCGAGCCGCCGTTCCTCGGCGCCCTGCTCAACCTGTGGCACTACCACTCGGAGGCGTACGGCTTCCACAGCAACCTGACCACCCCGCACCCGTACCAGTCCTGGCCGTGGCAGTGGCTGCTGCTGGGCCGCCCGGTCGCCTTCGACTGGACCACCCCGGCCGGCTGCGGCGCCCCCAGCTGCGCCCGCGAGATCCTGCTGCTGGGCACCCCGCTGCTCTGGTGGTCGTTCCTACCGGCCCTGATCGCCCTGATCTGGCTGGCCGTCGCCCGGCGCGACTGGCGGGCGTACGCCATCCTGGCCGTCACCGCGGCCGGCCTCCTGCCGTGGTTCTGGTTCGCCGCCACCGACCACCGCACGATGTTCTCGTTCTACGTGATGCCCGCCCTGCCGTTCCTGATCCTCGCGGTCGTCTACGTCCTCGGCGCCATCGTCGCGGCGCAGCGGGCCGCAGGAATCGCGCTGGCCGCGGCGTACGTGGTGCTGGTCGCGGTCTGCTTCGCCTACTTCTGGCCGATCTTCACCGACCAGCCCATCCCGTACGACAGCTGGTCCGACCGCATGTGGCTCGGCAACCGCTGGATCTGACCCGGGCGCGTGCCGGGCGGCCGACAACCAGAAGTCGAGCCGGCGGTAGCCGGTCAGGACAGCTTCGAGCCGGAGATCTTCGGGTTGCCGGAGCCGAGGTAGAAGATGCCGGGCAGGCCGGTGGTCTCGAAGCCGGCGCTCGGGTTGCCGTGCAACCGGGAGTTGCGGATGACCACCGTGCCGGTGCGGTCGTTGCTGACGAAGAAGACGGCGCCACCGCCCTCGGCGGCCCGGTTGTTCTCGATGACGGTGCCGTCGATGGTCAGCGTCATCCGGTCGCCGTCGTTGTAGATGGCGCCGCCGCTGCCGCCGCCCGGGGTGCCGGAGCGGGCCGGGTTGGCGCCCTTGCCGACCGCCGCGTTGCCGGAGAACCAGCTGTTCAGCACGGTCCAGGAGACGCCGATGCTGCTCAGCGCCGACCCGTTGGAGCAGACGCCGCCGGTGAACGTGCTGCCCACCACGTACACCGGGGTGTCACCGCCCTGGTCGAGCACCCGGATCGCGGCGCCGCCCAGGTCGGGCCCGGTCCGGTCGCACCTGTTGCCGGTGAACCGCGAGTTGACCACCTTCAGGTGCCCGCCGCGGACGAAGATCGCTCCCCCGCCGCCGCCCTCGGTCCGGTCCCCGGTGCTGTTCCCGCCGGTGAACGCCATGTTCTGCACGGTCAGGCGCGGCGTGTCCTGATCCTGGCAGTGCGAGGTGGTCCAGCCCTGCGCCCGGTCGCACGTGTTCATGTAGAGGATCCGCCGCTTGCCGCCGCCGCTGAGGGTGACCTTGTCGCCGCCGTCGAGCACCAGGGCGGTGTGCGCGTTCTTCACCTTGGCGGTGGCGGTCATGGTGATGGTGACCGGCGCCGGACCGCAGTTGAAGGTGACGATCCCGCCGGCCGCGACGGCGGCGACGACCGCGGCGGAGGTGCAGCTCGCCGGGGTGCCCGAGCCGATCGTACGGTCCGGCCGGCTCGTGTCGACCGCCTTGGCCGCTGCCGGAACGGCGGCCCGGCCGGCGGGATTCCCGGGTTTCGGCAGCGTCGATCCCTTGACCGCGGTGGACGGGGACGGCGACACCGCCGCCGACGGCGCCACCAACACCGGCGCCGACTCGGGCAGCGCGGAGCCGGAGGCGCCCGGCGCGGCCACGAAGGCGGGCGGCGCCGGGTCCGGGTGTGATGAGCACGCACCCACCATGAGCAGGCTCAGCGCCCCGGCCAGAAGACCCCGTCTACGTCGCACCCGGGCATGCTAACGGCAAGTGGAGATCAAGTGGGAACGACGCCGGACGAGGCCCGCACCACCAGGCTGGTCGGCAGGACCACGTCGCCGCCGACCCCGCTGCGCCCGAGCAGCAGATCGAGACCGATCGCGCCGGCCCGGTCCTTCGGCACGGCCACACTGGTCAGTGGCGGGTGGCTCATCGTGGCCAGGCTCACGTCGTCGAAGCCGACCACGCTGAGCTGCCCGGGAACGCTCACCCCGCGAGCCGCGAGCCGGTGCAGGACACCGAGCGCGACCAGGTCGTTGTAGGCGATCACCGCGGTGGCGGTGGTGGCGAGCAGCAGGTCCGCGGCGAGCAGACCGCCCTCGAAGGTGGGCGCCACCCGGCCGAGGGACTTCGCTCCGCTGAGCGCGGCAACCCTTTCGCGGGCGGCCCAGGAACCGGCGGGTCCCTCCGCGTACGCGATGTGCCGATGTCCCAGAGCCTGCAGGTGCACCAGCGCCTGCCGGATGCCGTCGCCGATGTCCGCGACCACCGCGTTCATCCCGGCGATCCGCCGGTGCAGCACCACGGTCGTCGCCGGGTCGGCGCCGGCGAGAACATCCGCGTCGGCCGCCCGCGGCGAGCAGAGCAGCAGGCCGTCGGTGTTGCGCCCGAGCGTCGCGATCGCCTCCAGCTCGGCCACCGGGTCCTCGTCGGTGTCGGTGATGAACACTCCGCAGTCGGCGGCCCGGGCCCGCGCACTGACCCCTTTGGCCACATCCGCGAAGAACGGGTTCCGAAGGTCGGGGACGATCAACCCGATATTGCCGGTACGACCGGTGATCAGCCCCCGGGCGGCCCGATTCACCCGGTAGTCGAGCCGCGCCGCCACCTCGATGACGTTCTCCCGCGTTTCCGCGCTGACCGTCCCACCGCTCAGCGCCCGCGACACCGTCGACACGGAGACCCCGGCCGCGCGCGCCACATCCTGCACCGTCGTCCGCGCCAATCCCGCCCCCATCATCGGCCCGCGCCAGCATAGCGTCGGCCTGTTCCCCGGACCGGTCACCACCTCCCGCCCGCACCGCGCCGCGTCCCGGCACGCCGACCGTCCACCCCCCCGGCCGGAAACAGCTTCACGGGCCCCGTGAACGGCATTTTCGAGTCGGCGGCAAGAGGTCCCACAGTCGGGGGACGGATCGGCGTCGAGGCCATTCCGATGGCGCCTCGGACGTCGCGTGGGGAGGATCGCCTCACGGTGCGGCGAGGATGGCCACCTCGGCGGCCCGGAGGGCCTGCAGGGTGGGGTGGGACGCCGCGGCGTCGGTGATGATGCCGCCGACCGCCGACGTGGGCAGCACCGTGAACGGCGAGGCGGCACCGATCTTCTCCGAGCTGGCCAGCACGTACGTCTCGGCGGCCCGCGACGCCAGGATCCGTTTCAGTGCCGCCTCGTCCGGGTCGCCGGTGGTCAGCCCGGCCGCCTCGTGGACCCCGGTGACGCCGAGGAGGAAGATGTCGGCGGTCACCGCGAGTGCCGCCGCCACGGTGGCCGCGCCGCAGGTCACCGCGGAGTGCTTGAACAGCCGCCCGCCCAGCACGTGGACGTCGACCGCCGGGTGCGCGACCAGGGCGGCCGCCACGGTCGGGCTGTGGGTCACGATCGTCGCGCGCAGGTCGGCGGGCAGGGCCGCGGTCACCGCCAGCGCCGTCGTGCCGCCGTCGAGCAGGATCGTGGAACCGGGTCGGATCAGCGCGGCCGCGGCGGCCGCCACCCGCTGTTTGCTCAAGGTGGCCAGGGTGGTGCGGGTCGCGTAGTCGGCCAGGGCGGGCGACACGGGCAGGGCTCCCCCGTACACCCGCTGGCAGAGACCGGCCGCGGCCAGCTCCCGCAGGTCGCGCCGGATCGTGTCCTCGGGGACGCCGAGGGCGGCCGCGACCTCCTTGGCCACCACCTTGCCGTCGGTCCGCAGCCGGTGCAGCAGGACGTCGCGTCGCTCCGCCGCCAGCATCCGTGTTTCTCCTCATTCTTGTCGACTGTTGCGCGTTTCGCCGGGTAGCTTACCGTCCATGAGACCCGGCATCGACATCCCGGACGCCCGCGGCCGCACCGGCCTCGACCGGATCGGGCGCGACCTGACCGGCAACCCCGACGTGGTGGTGCGGGACGTGGAGGTGTTGGCGACCGCCTGGCACGTGCTGCGTCGCACCACCTACGACTACCGTCGCTCGGATGGCACGTGGAGCCGGGAGCAGCGGGAGACGTACGACCGCGGGGACGGCGCGACCGTGCTGCTCTACGACGACGAGCGGGAGACGGTGCTGCTGACCCGGCAGTTCCGCTATCCGGTGTACGTGAGCGGCCACCCGGACGGGATGTTCCTGGAGACCGCGGCCGGGCTGCTCGACGGGGACGATCCGGCGGCGGCGATCCGGCGGGAGGCGGCCGAGGAGCTGGGAGTGGCGATCGGTGAGCTGGAGCGGGTGTTCGCGGTGTGGACGAGCCCGGGGTCGGTGACCGAGCGGCTGCACTGTTTCGCCGCGCCGTACACCGCGGCGTCCCGGGTGGGGCCGGGTGGCGGGCTGGCCGACGACGGGGAGGACATCGCGGCGGTGGAGCTCGCCCTCGGACAGGCGCTGGAGATGATCGGGACCGGCGAGATCGCCGACGCGAAGACGATCTTGCTGTTGCAGTGGTTCGCGCTGCGGAAACGATAGGCTACCGTGATCGACCGACACGGTGCGGGGTCCCATAGTATTTGCCGCATGGCAAACACCGAGCGCGTCCTGGATGTCCTGATCGTCGATGACGATGACGCCGACACCCTGATGATCGAGGAGGCGCTGCTCGACGTGGAGCCGGCCCCGGCCGTGCACCGGGTCTCCGACGGCAGCGAGGCGATCGACTACCTGCGCCGCCAGGGGCCCTATGCGGACGCCCGCCGCCCCGACCTGATCCTGCTGGATCTCAACATGCCGCGGATGGGCGGGCACGAGGTGCTCGCCGAGGTGAAGAACGACGAGGCGCTCAAGAGCATCCCGGTGGTGGTGCTGACCACGTCGAACGCACTGCCGGACATCACCGCGAGCTATGCCCGGCACGCGAACGCGTTCGTCACCAAGCCGATGGATCTCGACGGTTTCGAGGCCGCGGTTCGCAAGATCAGGAAGTTCTACGGCGAGACCGCGGTCCTTCCGGGGGACAAGGAATCGTGAAACACCTCACTCCGCGTCTTGGTTAGGTTCCCCTAACCGCCGCTCTGAGCTGCGAAAACATCCGTCAGGTCACCTCCGGGCCAGGAACCCGAAACTTGATCTCAACCTAGGTTGAAGTTTTAGAGTTCCTGTTCGCCCGGAGGTCGATCTTGGCTGGGGCGGGATTCGTTGCTACGAGTGAGCGAGGGAACGCGACCATGGACCGCCCCCTGAGGGTTGCCGTCATCGGAGCCGGCCCGGCCGGCATCTACGCCGCCGACCACCTCATCAAAGCCAACCCGGACGTCACCGTCGACATCCTCGACAAGCTGCCCACGCCGTACGGGCTGATCCGCTACGGCGTCGCGCCGGACCACCCGCGGATCAAGGAGATCATCACCGCGCTGTTCCGGATCATGGACAACCCGCGCATCCGGTTCATCGGCAACGTGGCGTACGGCATCGACGTCAAGCCCGAGGAACTCAACCGCTTCTACGACGCGACGATCATCGCGACCGGCGCGGAGAAGGACCGGTCACTCGACATCCCGGGCATCGACCTGCAGGGCAGCTACGGTGCCGCGGACTTCGCGAGCTGGTACAACGGCCACCCGGACGTACCGCGCGACTGGCCGCTGGAGGCCAGGGAGGTCGCGGTGATCGGCGCCGGCAACGTCGCCATCGACGTGGCCCGGATCCTCGCCAAGACCGCCGACGAACTGCTGGTCACCGAGATCCCGGACAACGTGTACCAGGCGCTCGAGCGCAGCCCGGTCACCGACGTGCACCTGTTCTCCCGGCGCGGCCCGGCCCAGGTCAAGTTCACCCCGCAGGAGCTGCGCGAGCTCGACCACTCGCCGAACGTCGAGGTGATCGTCCACCCGGAGGGCATCGAGTTCGACGAGGGCAGCCTCGAGGCGATGCGCCAGACCCGGCACGTCAAGATGTGCGTCGACATCCTGCAGAACTGGGCGGTCCGCGACCCGCGGGACCGGCCGCGCCGCCTGCACCTGTACTTCCTGCAGGCCCCGGTCGAGGTGCTCGGCGAGGACGGCAGGGTGGTCGGCCTGCGCACCGAGACGCAGGAGCTGACCGGCGACGGCT
Protein-coding regions in this window:
- a CDS encoding dolichyl-phosphate-mannose--protein mannosyltransferase — protein: MITAMVPDIVRRRLSTLDTRIDPYSWLVTGVITVVAGILRLTGITQPRKLVFDEIYYPTDAWDMLTHGVEWDEKSDSAGYVVHPPLGKWLIAAGEKVLGNTELGWRLPTALAGTLMVLLLIRIAYRMFHSMVLAGAAGLLMTLDGFQLVLSRTSLLDIFLGLFILATFGAMVIDRDHYRRAQLRALETGSFRYTPWWLLATGVLYGLACAVKWSALFFLPAFALLIVVWRVQARRSAGRTSPIRRGIAGDLGWGVFSFALAFGTYLASWTGWLVTDDGFYRHWRAANGMGEPPFLGALLNLWHYHSEAYGFHSNLTTPHPYQSWPWQWLLLGRPVAFDWTTPAGCGAPSCAREILLLGTPLLWWSFLPALIALIWLAVARRDWRAYAILAVTAAGLLPWFWFAATDHRTMFSFYVMPALPFLILAVVYVLGAIVAAQRAAGIALAAAYVVLVAVCFAYFWPIFTDQPIPYDSWSDRMWLGNRWI
- a CDS encoding LacI family DNA-binding transcriptional regulator; translation: MGAGLARTTVQDVARAAGVSVSTVSRALSGGTVSAETRENVIEVAARLDYRVNRAARGLITGRTGNIGLIVPDLRNPFFADVAKGVSARARAADCGVFITDTDEDPVAELEAIATLGRNTDGLLLCSPRAADADVLAGADPATTVVLHRRIAGMNAVVADIGDGIRQALVHLQALGHRHIAYAEGPAGSWAARERVAALSGAKSLGRVAPTFEGGLLAADLLLATTATAVIAYNDLVALGVLHRLAARGVSVPGQLSVVGFDDVSLATMSHPPLTSVAVPKDRAGAIGLDLLLGRSGVGGDVVLPTSLVVRASSGVVPT
- a CDS encoding DeoR/GlpR family DNA-binding transcription regulator, with protein sequence MLAAERRDVLLHRLRTDGKVVAKEVAAALGVPEDTIRRDLRELAAAGLCQRVYGGALPVSPALADYATRTTLATLSKQRVAAAAAALIRPGSTILLDGGTTALAVTAALPADLRATIVTHSPTVAAALVAHPAVDVHVLGGRLFKHSAVTCGAATVAAALAVTADIFLLGVTGVHEAAGLTTGDPDEAALKRILASRAAETYVLASSEKIGAASPFTVLPTSAVGGIITDAAASHPTLQALRAAEVAILAAP
- a CDS encoding FAD-dependent oxidoreductase → MDRPLRVAVIGAGPAGIYAADHLIKANPDVTVDILDKLPTPYGLIRYGVAPDHPRIKEIITALFRIMDNPRIRFIGNVAYGIDVKPEELNRFYDATIIATGAEKDRSLDIPGIDLQGSYGAADFASWYNGHPDVPRDWPLEAREVAVIGAGNVAIDVARILAKTADELLVTEIPDNVYQALERSPVTDVHLFSRRGPAQVKFTPQELRELDHSPNVEVIVHPEGIEFDEGSLEAMRQTRHVKMCVDILQNWAVRDPRDRPRRLHLYFLQAPVEVLGEDGRVVGLRTETQELTGDGWVRGTGEFTDWNVQAVYRAVGYLSSALPDLPFDTKTGTIPHAAGRVLDLDGDHIPGMYVTGWIKRGPVGLIGHTKGDAGETVASLLADLDSLPAAPQHDPAEVVAYLEQRGLPYTTWAGWQRLDAHEIALGEPHGRKRIKVVARDEMTGICNNS
- a CDS encoding NUDIX domain-containing protein, translated to MRPGIDIPDARGRTGLDRIGRDLTGNPDVVVRDVEVLATAWHVLRRTTYDYRRSDGTWSREQRETYDRGDGATVLLYDDERETVLLTRQFRYPVYVSGHPDGMFLETAAGLLDGDDPAAAIRREAAEELGVAIGELERVFAVWTSPGSVTERLHCFAAPYTAASRVGPGGGLADDGEDIAAVELALGQALEMIGTGEIADAKTILLLQWFALRKR
- a CDS encoding response regulator — translated: MANTERVLDVLIVDDDDADTLMIEEALLDVEPAPAVHRVSDGSEAIDYLRRQGPYADARRPDLILLDLNMPRMGGHEVLAEVKNDEALKSIPVVVLTTSNALPDITASYARHANAFVTKPMDLDGFEAAVRKIRKFYGETAVLPGDKES